A DNA window from Streptococcus sp. LPB0220 contains the following coding sequences:
- a CDS encoding Spy0128 family protein, translating to MKFLYKKIVAFVAIIAVVALGLSVIKPVSAATVSPTVTNLKAQASGQKVIFSFDWDLTGKSVKEGDTFTIDAPEGVNITEVATQSLQANGAEVATISMTNKKITFTFKKAIESMNQNVKGGFSYKAEWDNTPGNPGNKTATSKVGSESVVITRPDGPGVFEAILNKYNRTGDYVSKQFKLDASENYAWMNVGDDYYLTTWFIRINGDGKKQAITNPVVSDKIQAPAVDYSKITFAPAANHAASEFFVGTYLKPSFTLRKGGQVVASGWDFWKHVKFDADGNGFTVNLSDVSDVFKTASSDELIVEYQTLIPKTTVRVDNNATLTADEIKTPLKDPAFWNNTELNFWVSGDKTITVQKEWVGDEEADRKDITVQLLADGKKLDGMTKTLTKASGWTAEFSKLPGIKDGQPIVYSVEETNTPDGYTSKVEPINESNVIKVVNTSNKPKVTETTANLVVKKAFEVAGDQEHKQVPITEGQFEFVLKDENNTVVETAKNKADGTVNFKSLTFNKEGSYTYTITENKGTDATINYSTQSITATVDVKKENDKLVATVTYSGGDGEQKNTITNTQNKPKVSNAKVTLNLKKAFEGGELKGDDFEFVAKDSNDKVVGTTKNKKDGSITFDNITVDHAGTFKYTITETKGSDKTITYSDKTITATVVVVEKDNALVVEQVTYSDGENATDTFTNKKEAPKTESVTASLQVKKLLKEGETNLPLTDDQFEFVLKEGDNTLETAKNKANGTVTFKELSYTAEGTHTYTITENKGTDASINYSTQTITATVEVKKVNDKLVATVTYSGGDTEKGDTFTNTKTPPAPVPPTVKPTTAQFKAKKVLAINGSSDRTLKANEFTFLLKDQAGTLVDTKTNGENGDILFNPVTFNEAGTFTYTIVEQKPATPESAITYDESVHFVTVTVTKDENGQLNADVQYDGKKDTPTFTNTYTPPTPVPPTVKPTTAQFKAKKVLAINGSSDRTLKANEFTFLLKDQAGTLVDTKTNGENGDILFSPVSFNEAGTFTYTITEQKPATPESAITYDESVHTVTVTVTKDANGQLNADVQYDGKKNIPTFTNTYTPPTPPTPSEKQITTSKILEGRDLQGGEFSFNLLDENGTVLQTKQNAADGTVTFDAIAYTEAMIGTHKYTIKEVLPADQANIQYDEGQVDVTVTVTKDEASNAIQAVVSYGAKKTFINKVIPPTPPTVNNPELKLYTLRVRKVDEKGDYLAGAVFGLFEADGVTPVANPYGQGQAQAISGQDGLASFVGFEAKEYVIKELSAPSGYQLSDTTIKVSASDFASATNLVVDKGNVVNKLLPPPPSTDKPYIPTTSTSKPKTPSSNGDKPKPGDKPKSSETPKSSDKPKEGKRSLPSTGTEDHLGLLVTGMTFVATAIASLKLKKKEDF from the coding sequence TTGAAATTTCTATATAAAAAGATAGTTGCATTTGTAGCTATCATCGCCGTGGTAGCCTTAGGCTTGTCTGTGATCAAACCTGTTAGCGCGGCTACTGTTTCACCAACCGTCACCAATTTAAAGGCTCAGGCAAGTGGACAAAAAGTTATCTTTTCATTTGACTGGGATTTAACTGGTAAATCAGTTAAAGAAGGTGATACGTTTACCATTGATGCTCCAGAAGGTGTCAATATCACTGAAGTTGCAACTCAATCACTCCAAGCAAATGGAGCTGAAGTCGCAACCATTTCGATGACAAACAAAAAGATTACTTTTACTTTTAAAAAAGCCATCGAATCCATGAACCAAAACGTTAAGGGTGGTTTCTCATACAAAGCAGAATGGGATAACACTCCGGGAAATCCTGGAAATAAAACGGCTACCTCAAAAGTTGGTTCAGAATCAGTCGTCATCACACGTCCTGATGGGCCAGGAGTTTTCGAAGCAATCTTAAATAAATATAATCGTACAGGTGATTATGTTTCTAAACAATTCAAATTAGACGCATCTGAAAACTATGCATGGATGAATGTTGGAGATGACTATTATCTCACTACTTGGTTCATTCGTATCAACGGAGATGGTAAGAAACAAGCCATCACAAACCCTGTTGTGTCAGATAAAATCCAAGCTCCAGCTGTAGATTACTCAAAAATCACTTTTGCTCCTGCTGCAAACCACGCTGCAAGTGAATTCTTTGTAGGAACTTACTTGAAACCATCCTTCACTTTGAGAAAAGGTGGACAAGTGGTAGCTTCTGGTTGGGACTTCTGGAAACATGTGAAATTCGATGCGGACGGCAATGGATTTACCGTGAATTTATCAGATGTCAGTGATGTCTTTAAAACAGCATCAAGCGATGAATTGATCGTTGAATACCAAACATTAATTCCTAAGACAACCGTTCGCGTTGACAACAATGCTACGTTAACAGCTGATGAAATCAAAACACCATTAAAAGACCCAGCATTCTGGAATAACACAGAATTAAACTTCTGGGTATCCGGTGATAAAACTATAACTGTTCAAAAAGAATGGGTTGGTGATGAAGAAGCTGACCGTAAAGATATCACAGTTCAATTATTAGCTGATGGTAAAAAATTAGACGGTATGACTAAGACCTTGACAAAGGCTTCAGGTTGGACTGCAGAATTTTCTAAATTACCAGGGATTAAAGATGGACAACCGATTGTTTATTCAGTAGAAGAAACGAATACACCTGATGGTTATACTTCAAAAGTTGAACCAATCAATGAGTCGAATGTTATTAAAGTTGTAAACACTTCAAACAAACCAAAAGTAACTGAAACTACTGCAAATCTTGTTGTTAAAAAAGCTTTCGAAGTAGCCGGTGATCAAGAACATAAACAAGTTCCAATCACAGAAGGTCAATTTGAGTTTGTCTTGAAAGATGAAAATAATACGGTAGTTGAAACTGCTAAAAATAAAGCAGATGGCACTGTCAACTTCAAGTCTCTAACCTTCAATAAGGAAGGTAGCTATACATACACTATCACTGAAAACAAGGGTACGGATGCTACTATCAACTATAGTACACAAAGCATCACGGCTACTGTCGATGTGAAAAAAGAAAACGACAAACTCGTCGCTACTGTCACTTACTCAGGTGGAGATGGTGAACAAAAAAATACGATCACCAATACTCAAAACAAACCAAAAGTTTCAAATGCTAAAGTGACCTTAAACCTTAAAAAAGCATTTGAAGGTGGCGAACTTAAGGGTGATGACTTTGAGTTTGTTGCAAAAGATTCAAACGATAAAGTTGTTGGCACAACCAAGAACAAAAAAGATGGTTCAATTACTTTTGATAACATCACTGTAGACCATGCTGGTACATTCAAATATACCATCACTGAAACAAAAGGTAGTGACAAGACCATTACTTACAGTGATAAAACCATCACAGCTACTGTTGTAGTGGTTGAAAAAGACAACGCTTTGGTTGTAGAACAAGTCACTTACTCTGATGGTGAAAATGCCACAGATACGTTCACGAACAAAAAAGAAGCTCCTAAAACAGAAAGTGTAACAGCTAGCCTTCAAGTTAAAAAGCTTCTTAAAGAAGGTGAAACAAACTTACCGTTGACAGATGATCAATTTGAATTTGTCTTGAAAGAAGGAGACAATACCCTTGAAACTGCTAAAAACAAAGCAAATGGTACTGTAACCTTTAAGGAACTTTCTTATACTGCAGAAGGAACACATACTTATACCATTACCGAAAATAAAGGTACGGATGCTTCTATCAACTATAGCACACAAACCATCACTGCTACCGTTGAAGTGAAGAAAGTAAACGACAAACTCGTCGCTACTGTGACTTACTCAGGTGGGGATACTGAAAAAGGAGATACGTTTACAAATACGAAAACACCTCCAGCGCCTGTTCCTCCAACAGTGAAACCAACGACAGCTCAATTCAAGGCTAAAAAAGTATTGGCGATCAATGGTTCGAGTGATCGTACATTGAAAGCAAATGAGTTTACTTTCCTTCTCAAGGATCAAGCTGGTACGCTCGTTGATACTAAGACAAATGGTGAGAATGGTGATATTCTCTTCAATCCAGTAACCTTTAATGAAGCTGGTACGTTCACCTACACAATTGTTGAACAAAAACCAGCTACACCGGAATCAGCAATTACTTATGATGAATCTGTTCATTTTGTAACAGTGACTGTTACAAAAGACGAAAATGGACAATTGAATGCGGATGTGCAATACGACGGTAAAAAGGATACTCCTACTTTTACTAACACGTATACACCTCCAACTCCTGTTCCTCCAACAGTGAAACCAACGACAGCTCAATTCAAGGCTAAAAAAGTATTGGCGATCAATGGTTCGAGCGATCGTACATTGAAAGCAAATGAGTTTACTTTCCTTCTCAAGGATCAAGCTGGTACGCTCGTTGATACCAAGACAAATGGTGAGAATGGGGATATTCTCTTCAGTCCAGTAAGCTTTAATGAAGCTGGTACGTTCACCTACACAATTACTGAACAAAAACCAGCTACACCAGAATCAGCAATCACTTATGATGAATCTGTTCATACTGTAACAGTGACTGTCACTAAGGATGCAAATGGACAATTGAATGCGGATGTGCAATACGACGGTAAAAAGAATATCCCTACTTTTACCAACACGTATACACCTCCGACACCTCCAACTCCAAGTGAAAAACAAATTACCACAAGTAAGATTTTAGAAGGTCGTGACCTTCAAGGTGGCGAATTTAGCTTTAACCTTTTGGATGAAAATGGAACTGTTCTTCAGACAAAACAAAATGCTGCAGATGGTACAGTGACATTTGATGCGATCGCCTACACGGAAGCGATGATTGGTACTCATAAATATACCATTAAAGAAGTCCTACCAGCTGATCAGGCAAATATCCAATATGACGAAGGTCAAGTGGATGTCACAGTGACCGTCACAAAAGATGAAGCATCAAACGCTATCCAAGCAGTTGTTTCATACGGTGCGAAGAAAACCTTTATCAATAAGGTCATCCCACCAACTCCACCAACAGTGAATAATCCTGAATTGAAACTTTACACCCTTAGAGTTCGTAAGGTAGATGAAAAGGGTGATTACCTTGCCGGTGCGGTATTTGGACTCTTTGAAGCGGATGGTGTGACACCTGTTGCAAATCCTTATGGTCAAGGCCAAGCACAAGCGATTTCTGGTCAAGACGGACTTGCAAGCTTCGTTGGATTTGAAGCTAAAGAGTATGTCATCAAAGAGCTCTCAGCTCCAAGTGGTTACCAACTTTCAGATACAACCATCAAGGTCTCTGCAAGCGACTTTGCTTCTGCAACAAACCTTGTCGTTGATAAAGGAAACGTGGTGAATAAACTTCTTCCACCTCCACCATCAACAGATAAACCATATATTCCAACAACAAGCACAAGCAAACCAAAAACTCCATCATCCAACGGAGATAAGCCGAAGCCTGGTGACAAGCCAAAATCTAGTGAAACTCCTAAATCTAGTGACAAGCCTAAAGAAGGTAAACGATCTCTTCCTTCAACAGGAACGGAAGATCATTTAGGACTTCTTGTAACTGGTATGACATTCGTCGCTACAGCTATTGCTTCTCTGAAACTTAAGAAGAAGGAAGACTTCTAA
- a CDS encoding GNAT family N-acetyltransferase, with the protein MLDYKKEIPAMTDLLALYSSVGWTNYTNNPTMLEEAVKASLWQLAVYDEDELVAYIRLVGDGHSVIFVQDLLVRPDHQRQGIGRKLLTEALATFPNVYQRLLATERSEKNLAFYQSLGFVELSEQACTGMIYMK; encoded by the coding sequence ATGTTAGATTATAAAAAAGAAATTCCAGCGATGACAGACCTACTCGCATTATACAGTTCGGTCGGCTGGACCAATTATACCAACAACCCAACCATGCTAGAAGAAGCTGTCAAAGCCAGTCTCTGGCAGTTAGCCGTCTATGATGAGGACGAGCTCGTCGCCTACATTCGCTTGGTAGGTGATGGCCACTCTGTCATTTTTGTGCAGGACCTTTTGGTACGACCAGATCACCAGCGTCAAGGTATCGGAAGGAAACTCTTAACAGAGGCTTTAGCGACCTTCCCAAATGTCTACCAACGGCTTCTTGCCACTGAACGTAGCGAGAAAAATTTAGCCTTTTACCAGTCCCTCGGCTTTGTCGAACTTTCAGAGCAAGCATGTACAGGGATGATTTATATGAAATAA
- a CDS encoding class I SAM-dependent methyltransferase, which translates to MAANIQAYLENLRQPWGQIYYDILFDQLKDIKGKRVLDFGSGFGLVANHLAQDNEVLAVEPNEEMVALRVQDHPYQQLVGSLDQIESFEDASFDVILCHNVLEYVEDRKVVLKAFTRLLKPGGLLSIVKHNEVGRVLQTVVFENDTQKALDLLAGQDLETHSMGLAQAYDLDRAVDDLALEVQDYQGIRVFYALQDNRFKGQEGWRESMLKMELAVCQESPYRDIAFFQHYSLKRS; encoded by the coding sequence ATAGCCGCGAATATTCAAGCTTATTTAGAAAACCTCCGGCAACCCTGGGGACAGATCTATTATGATATCCTTTTTGATCAATTAAAAGACATAAAAGGTAAACGGGTGCTTGATTTCGGCAGTGGCTTCGGTCTCGTGGCCAACCACCTGGCACAAGACAATGAAGTCCTTGCTGTGGAGCCCAATGAGGAAATGGTGGCCTTGCGGGTCCAGGATCATCCTTACCAGCAACTCGTTGGGAGTCTGGACCAAATAGAGAGCTTTGAAGATGCCAGTTTTGATGTCATCCTCTGCCACAATGTCTTGGAGTATGTAGAGGATCGCAAGGTGGTTCTCAAGGCATTCACCCGTCTCTTGAAACCAGGAGGCCTGCTCTCTATCGTCAAGCACAATGAGGTTGGCCGCGTCCTGCAGACCGTCGTCTTTGAAAATGATACTCAGAAGGCGCTTGATCTCTTAGCCGGTCAAGACCTGGAAACCCACTCCATGGGCTTGGCACAGGCCTATGATCTAGATAGAGCAGTAGACGATCTAGCCCTCGAAGTTCAGGACTACCAAGGGATCCGTGTCTTTTATGCCTTGCAGGATAATCGCTTCAAGGGCCAAGAAGGCTGGCGAGAGTCTATGCTCAAAATGGAGCTGGCCGTTTGCCAAGAGTCCCCTTATCGGGATATCGCCTTCTTCCAGCACTATAGCTTAAAAAGGAGTTAA
- a CDS encoding SDR family NAD(P)-dependent oxidoreductase, giving the protein MRTILITGASGGLAQEMVKLLPEDRLILLGRNQEKLEKLYASHPQAECIGINITDSSAVQDLVEELYQRYGQIDILVNNAGYGIFEEFDQITNEQIHAMFEVNTFALMQLSRLMGTHMKEAGKGHIVNIVSMAGLVATAKSSLYSATKFAAIGFSNALRLELMPFGVHVTTVNPGPIRTTFFDQEDPDGSYIKAVERYILEPDFVAKKIVKNFGKAKRELNLPWLLNLTHKLYTLFPRISDKLASKMFNYK; this is encoded by the coding sequence ATGCGAACCATTCTCATAACAGGAGCAAGTGGAGGCTTGGCCCAAGAAATGGTCAAGCTCCTCCCTGAAGATCGGCTGATTCTCCTTGGTAGAAATCAAGAAAAACTGGAAAAGCTCTATGCCAGTCATCCTCAAGCTGAATGCATCGGGATCAATATCACTGATTCCTCAGCCGTCCAAGATTTGGTAGAAGAGCTCTATCAGCGCTATGGACAGATTGATATCTTGGTCAACAACGCAGGCTATGGGATTTTTGAAGAGTTTGACCAGATTACCAATGAGCAGATTCATGCCATGTTTGAGGTCAATACCTTTGCCCTCATGCAGCTTTCACGCTTGATGGGTACTCACATGAAGGAAGCAGGCAAGGGACACATCGTCAACATCGTCAGCATGGCGGGGCTCGTTGCAACTGCCAAATCCAGCCTTTATTCAGCTACTAAGTTTGCAGCCATCGGCTTCTCCAATGCCCTGCGGTTAGAACTGATGCCCTTTGGTGTCCATGTGACGACGGTCAATCCAGGCCCCATTCGGACTACTTTCTTTGACCAGGAAGACCCCGATGGAAGCTATATCAAGGCTGTGGAACGCTACATTTTGGAACCCGACTTTGTAGCCAAGAAGATCGTGAAGAACTTTGGAAAAGCAAAACGCGAACTCAATCTGCCTTGGCTTTTGAACCTGACCCACAAGCTCTATACCCTTTTCCCACGCATCTCAGACAAGCTAGCCAGCAAGATGTTTAATTACAAATAG
- the rnz gene encoding ribonuclease Z, with protein MDIQFLGTGAGQPSKARNVSSLALKLLDEINEVWLFDCGEATQNQILETTIRPRKVSKIFITHLHGDHIFGLPGFLSSRAFQANEEQTDLDIYGPVGIKSFVMTSLRVSGSRLPYRIHFHEFDEHSLGKILETDKFTVYAEALDHTIFCVGYRIMQKELEGTLDADKLKAAGVPFGPLFGQVKNGQDVTLEDGTKIIAADYISAPRPGKIITILGDTRKTDASVRLGVNADVLVHESTYGKGDENIARKHGHSTNMQAAEVAREAGAKRLLLNHISARFLSKDISQLRKDASSIFENVYVVKDLEEVEI; from the coding sequence ATGGACATTCAATTTTTAGGAACGGGAGCTGGGCAACCCTCAAAAGCCCGTAATGTATCGAGCCTAGCGCTCAAATTGCTGGACGAGATTAATGAAGTCTGGCTCTTTGATTGTGGCGAAGCGACACAGAATCAAATTTTAGAAACGACCATTCGTCCGCGAAAGGTTAGCAAGATCTTTATCACTCACCTACACGGAGACCATATTTTTGGTTTGCCAGGTTTCCTCTCTAGTCGGGCCTTTCAGGCCAATGAAGAGCAGACGGATCTGGATATCTATGGACCAGTAGGGATCAAATCCTTTGTGATGACTAGTCTTCGCGTATCAGGCTCTCGCCTGCCTTACCGCATTCATTTTCATGAATTCGATGAGCATTCTCTGGGCAAGATTTTAGAAACTGATAAATTCACAGTTTATGCGGAAGCTTTGGACCACACCATTTTCTGCGTCGGTTACCGGATCATGCAGAAGGAACTCGAAGGAACGCTGGATGCGGACAAGCTCAAGGCAGCGGGTGTTCCCTTTGGACCGCTCTTTGGCCAGGTCAAAAATGGACAAGATGTCACCCTGGAGGATGGCACTAAGATCATTGCTGCGGATTATATTTCAGCCCCTCGGCCTGGTAAGATTATCACGATCCTTGGAGATACCAGAAAGACGGATGCCAGCGTCCGCCTTGGAGTCAATGCGGATGTCTTGGTCCATGAGTCCACCTATGGCAAGGGTGATGAGAATATTGCTCGTAAACACGGCCACTCGACCAATATGCAGGCAGCAGAAGTGGCGCGTGAAGCTGGAGCCAAGCGCCTTCTTTTGAACCATATTAGTGCTCGCTTCTTATCAAAAGACATCAGCCAATTGCGCAAGGATGCATCCAGCATTTTTGAAAATGTCTATGTCGTCAAAGATTTGGAAGAAGTGGAGATCTAA
- a CDS encoding cystathionine beta-lyase has product MTDYVDLAIKYGGYTSLDQVYLTNLLSTIPEELRLRVITPPPSVINAYFAELYQKKSPKEAMDYFLDLSRAFDLFTVQQTFDERKPFIRLNLSGKSYGLAYVNEELACVFAEHPAEDITPAILFEVAEIFPHCLVFEKDGKICLQEAGPEVVTKTEALSALTDLMTLEDGRLKLSGYNQEELLELAQAYPGNLSFRSENRTAMIYIDRK; this is encoded by the coding sequence ATGACGGATTACGTTGATTTAGCAATAAAATATGGAGGCTATACCAGTCTCGATCAGGTCTATCTGACCAATCTTTTAAGCACGATCCCTGAGGAATTGCGTCTCCGTGTGATTACGCCTCCCCCAAGTGTGATCAACGCCTATTTCGCTGAGCTCTACCAAAAGAAGAGCCCAAAGGAGGCCATGGATTATTTCTTGGACTTGAGTCGGGCATTTGACTTATTCACAGTTCAGCAAACCTTTGATGAACGAAAGCCCTTTATCCGCCTCAACTTATCAGGTAAGTCTTATGGATTGGCTTACGTAAATGAAGAGCTAGCCTGTGTCTTTGCTGAACATCCAGCAGAGGATATCACTCCTGCCATTTTATTTGAAGTCGCAGAGATCTTTCCGCATTGTTTGGTCTTTGAAAAAGATGGCAAGATCTGTCTGCAAGAGGCCGGCCCTGAAGTGGTCACTAAAACAGAAGCCCTCTCCGCTCTGACTGACTTGATGACTTTGGAAGATGGACGCTTAAAACTGTCAGGCTATAACCAAGAAGAGCTCCTCGAGTTAGCGCAAGCCTACCCAGGCAACCTTTCTTTCCGTTCAGAGAACCGGACGGCCATGATTTATATAGATAGAAAGTAG
- the hflX gene encoding GTPase HflX, whose amino-acid sequence MIETEKKQERILLVGVELQGMDNFDMSMEELASLAKTAGGDVRGSYTQKREKYDTKTFVGSGKLEEIAQMVEADEITTVVVNNRLTPRQNVNLEEILGVKVIDRMQLILDIFAMRARSHEGKLQVHLAQLKYLLPRLVGQGIMLSRQAGGIGSRGPGESQLELNRRSVRNQITDIERQLKAVEKNRETLREKRLESPVFKIGLIGYTNAGKSTIMNQLTSKSQYEADELFATLDATTKSIHLTGNLQVTLTDTVGFIQDLPTELVSSFKSTLEESKNVDLLVHVIDASDPNHEEHEKTVLSIMKDLDMLEIPRLTLYNKADKVADFTPTQTPFSLISARSETAREDLQALLLEKLRELFVPFTIRVPFSKSYRTHDLETVAIIDQREFEEDIEAIQGYIAEKNKWKLEEFYDGLR is encoded by the coding sequence ATGATTGAAACAGAAAAGAAACAAGAACGCATCCTTTTGGTCGGTGTGGAACTTCAAGGCATGGACAATTTTGACATGTCAATGGAGGAGTTGGCGAGCCTGGCTAAAACAGCTGGTGGAGATGTCCGGGGCTCCTATACACAAAAGCGGGAGAAATACGACACCAAGACCTTTGTCGGCTCAGGAAAACTAGAAGAAATCGCTCAAATGGTCGAAGCAGATGAGATTACGACCGTGGTGGTCAATAACCGCCTAACCCCCCGTCAAAATGTCAACTTAGAAGAAATCCTTGGGGTTAAGGTCATTGACCGGATGCAGTTGATTTTAGATATCTTTGCCATGCGGGCTAGGAGTCATGAAGGGAAGTTGCAGGTGCACTTGGCCCAACTCAAATACCTTTTGCCACGTCTTGTCGGTCAAGGGATCATGCTCAGCCGTCAAGCTGGGGGAATTGGTTCTCGTGGTCCAGGGGAAAGTCAGTTGGAGTTGAACCGCCGGAGCGTTCGTAATCAAATCACCGATATCGAGCGTCAGCTCAAGGCAGTTGAAAAGAACCGGGAAACCCTTCGTGAAAAACGCTTGGAATCACCTGTCTTCAAGATTGGTCTGATCGGCTATACCAATGCAGGAAAGTCGACTATTATGAATCAGTTGACCAGTAAGAGCCAGTATGAAGCCGATGAACTCTTTGCGACCTTGGACGCCACAACCAAGAGCATCCACCTAACAGGCAATCTGCAAGTGACGCTGACCGATACGGTTGGCTTTATCCAAGATCTACCAACAGAGCTGGTATCGAGCTTTAAGTCGACCTTGGAAGAAAGTAAGAATGTAGACCTTCTGGTCCATGTCATCGATGCGTCTGATCCCAATCATGAAGAACATGAAAAGACCGTGCTTTCGATCATGAAGGACCTGGATATGTTGGAGATCCCTCGCTTGACGCTTTACAACAAAGCAGATAAAGTAGCAGACTTTACTCCAACCCAGACACCGTTTAGCTTGATTTCAGCGCGCTCTGAGACAGCCCGTGAAGATCTCCAGGCGTTGCTTCTAGAAAAACTGAGAGAGCTCTTTGTTCCCTTTACCATTCGCGTTCCCTTTTCAAAATCTTATCGAACACATGATCTAGAAACAGTTGCGATCATTGACCAGCGCGAATTTGAAGAAGACATCGAGGCCATTCAAGGCTATATCGCAGAGAAAAATAAGTGGAAGTTGGAAGAATTTTATGACGGATTACGTTGA
- the miaA gene encoding tRNA (adenosine(37)-N6)-dimethylallyltransferase MiaA yields MKTKIIVIVGPTAVGKTALAIDLAQAFNGEIISGDSQQVYRKLDIGTAKATPEEQAAAPHHLIDVREVTESYSAFDFVREAKTAIEEITARGKLPIIAGGTGLYIQSLLEGYHLGGEVPHEEILAYRAQLDVLSDEDLYQRVAEQGLVIPQINRRRSMRALEIAHFGQDLANEETDYEPYLICLDDDRSLIYDRINRRVDRMLEDGLLNEARWLYDDHPEVQAAKGIGYKELFPYFKGEQSLEESSEILKRNTRRFAKRQLTWFRNRMEVTFYAISAPHFKKQVLADVKEFLQHD; encoded by the coding sequence ATGAAAACCAAGATAATTGTGATTGTGGGACCGACCGCGGTTGGAAAGACAGCTCTTGCGATCGATTTGGCGCAAGCCTTCAATGGTGAAATTATCAGTGGCGATAGTCAACAAGTCTATCGCAAGCTGGATATTGGAACAGCCAAGGCGACACCAGAAGAGCAAGCAGCAGCTCCCCATCATTTGATCGATGTGCGGGAGGTGACCGAGTCTTACTCGGCTTTTGATTTTGTAAGAGAAGCCAAGACTGCGATTGAAGAGATCACAGCCCGAGGCAAGCTTCCTATCATTGCAGGTGGGACAGGCCTTTACATCCAAAGTCTGCTCGAAGGTTATCATCTAGGTGGTGAAGTTCCTCATGAAGAGATTCTGGCCTATCGTGCTCAATTGGACGTGCTGTCGGACGAAGACTTGTACCAAAGGGTAGCGGAGCAAGGACTTGTGATTCCTCAGATCAATCGCCGTCGGTCCATGCGAGCTCTTGAAATTGCGCATTTTGGGCAGGACCTCGCAAACGAAGAAACCGATTATGAACCCTATCTCATCTGTCTAGATGATGACCGGTCCTTGATCTATGATCGCATCAATCGCCGAGTAGATCGCATGCTAGAGGATGGCTTGCTGAATGAAGCCCGGTGGCTCTATGATGACCATCCGGAGGTTCAGGCAGCTAAAGGCATTGGTTACAAGGAACTCTTTCCTTACTTTAAGGGAGAGCAGAGCCTTGAGGAATCCAGTGAGATCCTCAAGCGCAATACGCGGCGCTTTGCTAAACGGCAGCTGACCTGGTTTCGAAATCGAATGGAAGTGACCTTTTACGCCATTTCTGCCCCCCACTTCAAGAAGCAGGTTCTTGCAGATGTTAAGGAGTTTTTACAGCATGATTGA
- a CDS encoding DUF3042 family protein gives MAKGFGKGFVTGVAGTVAAVAGAVYTFKKKVIEPEEQKAAFIEENRKKAARRRVSH, from the coding sequence ATGGCTAAAGGATTTGGTAAAGGTTTTGTTACTGGTGTTGCTGGTACAGTTGCTGCTGTCGCAGGTGCAGTTTACACATTCAAGAAGAAAGTAATCGAACCAGAAGAACAAAAAGCAGCTTTCATCGAAGAAAACCGCAAAAAAGCAGCACGTCGCCGTGTCTCACACTAA
- a CDS encoding DUF4298 domain-containing protein codes for MAIAQENIERIQRMEGYLNDYAKTLEETKKAVDQLREHQESYIQLRDYYSSQAYFDDLDLSNQADFPEDLPCGVLSEDAVYDLLDEHFQMGVELLEIATKMIKER; via the coding sequence ATGGCAATTGCACAGGAAAACATCGAACGGATCCAAAGAATGGAAGGTTATTTGAATGACTATGCCAAAACTTTGGAAGAAACCAAAAAAGCAGTGGATCAGCTAAGAGAGCATCAAGAAAGCTATATCCAACTGCGCGATTATTATAGTAGTCAGGCCTATTTTGATGATTTAGACTTGTCCAATCAGGCTGACTTTCCAGAAGATCTTCCTTGTGGTGTCTTGTCCGAAGATGCCGTCTATGATTTGTTAGACGAGCATTTTCAGATGGGAGTGGAACTCTTGGAGATCGCAACGAAGATGATCAAAGAACGGTGA